Proteins co-encoded in one Scomber scombrus chromosome 14, fScoSco1.1, whole genome shotgun sequence genomic window:
- the bnip1b gene encoding vesicle transport protein SEC20, giving the protein MASSADVHVRICGQEIIKYDLEIKALIQDIRDCPGPQSTLLEFNSQVKDKFNHLRLRIQDLEQMAKEQDRETDRLTIQAETESQRKQMLSNQTAWRKANLACKLSIDNMEKDELLHGGDTGSTRQRKVTKESLVETSSNITESLMSISRMMAEQVNQSDDTIGTLVSSSRTVLETNEEFKNMTGTIHLGRKLILKYNRRELTDKLLIFLALALFLATVLYILKKRLFPFI; this is encoded by the exons ATGGCGTCTTCTGCGGATGTTCATGTCCGTATCTGTGGACAagaaattataaaatatgacCTGGAGATTAAGGCCCTCATCCAG gACATCAGAGACTGCCCTGGACCTCAGTCTACTCTCTTGGAGTTTAACTCTCAGGTCAAAGATAAGTTCAACCATCTCAGACTCAGGATACAG gATCTGGAGCAGATGGCCaaagagcaggacagagagaCTGACAGACTGACCATTCAGGCAGAGACGGAGAGCCAGCGAAAGCAAATGCTGAG TAACCAGACAGCTTGGAGGAAAGCTAACCTGGCCTGTAAACTGTCCATAGACAACATGGAGAAGGATGAGCTGCTCCATGGGGGAGACACCGGGAGCACCAGACAGAG GAAGGTGACTAAAGAAAGCCTAGTAGAAACCAGCAGCAACATCACGGAGAGTCTGATGTCTATCAGCAGGATGATGGCCGAACAGGTGAATCAGAGCGATGACACCATCGGCACACTCg TTAGCTCCTCCAGGACAGTGCTGGAAACCAACGAGGAGTTTAAAAACATGACAGGGACCATCCATCTGGGAAGGAAGCTGATCCTGAAGTACAACCGGCGGGAACTGACAGACAAGCTGCTGATCTTTCTTGCTCTGGCCCTCTTCCTTGCCACCGTCCTCTACATCCTTAAAAAACGCCTCTTCCCCTTCATTTAG